The DNA sequence ACCATTGTAATTGCTTCTGCTTGTGTTGGATTGACCTTGCCTGGCATAATAGAGGAGCCAGGCTCATTAGCAGGGATAGATATCTCGCCAACTCCACAACGAGGACCAGATGCTAACCATCTAACATCATTGGCAATCTTCATCAAGTTTGCTGCCAACGCTTTAAGTGCTCCAGAAAGTACCACTTCTGCATCATGTCCTGTAAGTGCATGGAACTTGTTGGGCTGAGAAACAAACCCATAGTTTTTCTCCATGAAACAATTGAGCTGTGTCGCAACATCCTCAGAAAACTTAGGGTGTGAGTTAAGTCCGGTACCCACTGCTGTGCCACCAATAGCAAGCTCTTTAACATAAACCAATGCATCTTCAATCTGCTTGAGGTTTGTTTCAAGCATTGCTACATAGCCACTAATCTCTTGACCAAGGGTTAATGGTGTCGCATCTTGCAGGTGCGTACGACCAATCTTAACAATATCTTCAAATGCTTTGGACTTTGTTTCAAGTGTCCCTTTAAGTTGCTTAAGTGCAGGAATCAAGTTGTCTGTTACGGCAACCACTTCAGCAATACGCATCCCTGTTGGGTAAGTATCATTAGAACTCTGTCCTTTGTTAACATCATCATTGGGGTGCACCAAATACTCTTTAGTAAAATCACCACCGAGAATCTCTGTGGCTTTATTGGCAATCACTTCATTCATGTTCATGTTTGACTGTGTTCCAGAGCCCGTCTGCCAGACTACCAGCGGAAAATGGTCATCAAGCTCCCCAGAGAGTACACTGTCACATGCCTTTCTAATCGCTTCAGTCTTATTGTCTTCAAGACGTCCCAGTTTATTGTTTACCAATGCACATGCCTTCTTGAGATTAGCAAATCCATAGACAACCTCCATTGGCATCTTCTCTTCACCAATCTGAAAATTCTGTACCGAGCGTTGTGTCTGCGCTGCCCAATATTTAGTTGCAGGTACTTGCATTTCTCCCATTGTATCTTTTTCGATTCTATATTCCATTACTATTTTCTCCTACTTAAAAAATTGGTTTTTCTTGAGTATATTAATACTGTTTTTAATACCGTCTATAGATATTTTAAATTTGGCTACTATCTCCTTATCCAGTACCATTTCAATAATCTGCTCTACACCATTCTTGCCAAGCACAATGGGTACACCCACAGAAACATCACGATAGCCATACTCTCCATCGAGCAACACAGATGATGAAACAACCACCTTGGCGTCATTGAGGATTGCTTCAACCATATGAGCAATTGCTCTACCTGGCCCATAATAGCCTGAAGTACCCAAATGCTCAACAATTTCTGCACCACCATTCTTGGTTCGTTCAATAATCTGTGCCATCTCCTCTTTACTCAATAGTTCAGATATATTGATTGATTCTACCTGTACTTTCTGTGGAAGCGGAATCATATTCTCTCCATGATCACCAATAACCAAGGTACCAATCTGCCCCATACCATAACCAAGTTTTTTATATATCTGGTATGCCATACGTGCACCATCAAGTGCACCAGAGAGCCCAATAATACGATTACGTTCCCAGCCTGTTATCTTGTGAATGATATAGCTCATCACATCAAGTGGATTAGAGACACAGATAATGATTGCATCAGGAGAGTACTTCATGACATCTTTGACGACACTTTTAATAATCTTGGCATTAATCATTAAAAGATCCTCTCGTGTCATATCTCCTTTACGTGGTACTCCTGCTGTAATGACTACAATATCGCAATTACTTATCTCAGCTGGTGTTTCAGCTGCTGTAATAATGGTATTATTAGGTGCATAGTAGGCTGATTGGGCAATATCAATTGCCTTACCTCTAGCCACACCTTCTGTGATATCAAAGAGTACAATCTCACCACACGTCCCCATCATACTCAAACTGTATGCTGCTGTAGCACCAACTGCTCCAACGCCAATAATCCCTACTTTAGGGTTTGCCATAGCCTATGATTTCCCTTCTTTAAGATCATTGAAAAATTTGAGCTTATAGAGTGTATCTATCATCTCTTGTACGGAAGCGACCGAATCTTTAAAACGTTTCTGTTGAAGTGGTTTTAATGTCATATTGATTACCTGCTCTGCACCACCAGAACCAATCATTACCGGTACACCAGAGACAATATCTGAGTAACCATAATCATCCTTAAGCATAATTGCACAAGAGTGTATCTGATTAGTATCTTTAAGAATCGCCTCAACCATAACTGTTGTAGACTTTGCTGGCGCATAATAGGCAGAGCCATTTCCTAAAAAATTTACTATCTCTGCACCACCATTACGTGTCTTGCGTACAATCTCGACAATCTCTTCACTGTCAAGCAGATCTTCAATAGGTACACCCGCTACGGTGGTAAATTTTGGAAGTGGTACCATCGTATCACCATGACCACCCATTACTGTCGCACGAACCTGCCCTGCACCATACTGAAGCTTTTCGTAAATGAAATGTGCCATACGTGCCGCATCAAGAATACCAGCCATTCCAAGTACCCTTTCTCTTGGAAAACCAGTATATCTAAGTGCCACATAGGTCATCGCATCAAGTGGATTAGACACCACAATCACAATGGCATTTGGTGCATACTCCTTAATCATTAATGCATAGTTTTTTACAATATCTGCATTTTTTAACAGCAGATCATCACGACTCATTCCTGGTGTACGTGGTGCTCCTGCTGTAATGATAACTACTTCCGAGTCAGTAAGATCCTCTGGTCCTCTTGCCGCACGTACGATAGTGTGCTGTCTTGCTGCGTTAGCAGCTTGTGACATATCAAGAGCTTTCCCTTTGGCAACATCTTTATTTCGACCATAAAGTGTGACATGGTGGCAGGCACCATTCATTGCCAAAATAAATGCAACAGTCGAGCCAAAATTTCCAGTACCAATAACGGTGACTTTTTTTCCTTTTGCCATTTCTATCCTCTCTTCTATTAGATTTTTATAGGATAGACTTACCAGCAAAACATCATTCATAACTCCACAGAGAGTTATCAAAAATATTTTGTATTGCTAATGAAGCTCTTATCCTATGTATGAAGTGTTTTGGGTATATAGTTTAGCATAATATACGTTACAGAGTACAAATTCAGGCTTTTAAATGTATAAAATGGTAACAAGTGCTACTTTTTTGGATAGATTTTTTAGAAAAAAAAAGGGGGGGGAAACAAATAAACTGTATCACTCCTCCCAAAAAAGATGGGAGAATGAACACCGAGAATTAAATAGCATCAATAATTGCATTTAGCGTTGCAGATGGTCTCATTGCAACTTTTGCTTTGGCATCATCTGGGTGGTAATATCCACCAATATCTTTTGGAGAACCTTCAATCGCAAGAAGTTCGGAAAGAATTTTTTCTTCATTTTTTACCAATGCGTCCAAAACTGGTGCAAACTTTCCTGCAAGCTCTGTATCTACAGTTTGAGCGGAGAGTGCTTCTGCCCAGTAACGTGCTACCCAATAATGGGATGCTTTATTGTCAGGTTCACCACATTTTCTACTTGGCGCCTTATCGTTATCAAGATATCCTTCATTCGCTTTATCGAGTGCCTCTGTCAAGATGCCAATTTTACTGTCATTGGACTTATTGTACTCCATTCTAAGTGATTCAGCCAGTGCGAGGAACTCACCAAGTGAATCCCATCTAAGGTGTCCCTCTGAAAGAAACTGATCAACATGCTTTGGTGCAGAACCACCCGCGCCAGTTTCAAAGAGTCCACCTCCTGCAAGAAGCGGGACGATAGAAAGCATTTTTGCAGAGGTACCAAGCTCAAGGATAGGATACATATCTGTTAGATGGTCACGTAATACATTTCCAGTTACAGAGATGGTATCTTTTCCAGCCCTAACTCTTTCATTGGTATATTGTGTTGCAGCTGTTACATCCATAACCTGTATATCAAGACCTGTGGTATCGTGCTCTTTGAGATACTTTTCTACTTTTCTGAGCATCTGTACGTCATGTGCTCTATTTTTATCAAGCCAAAAGATTGCAGGGTTTCCTGTCAGCCTTGCTCTCTCAACTGCTAGTCTGACCCAATCTTTAATTGGAATATCTTTTGCACGTGACATTCTCCAGATATCTCCTGCTTCTACTTCATGTTTCATCAGAACATCACCATTAGCACCAATGACTTCAACCACTCCATCTTCAGCAATCTCAAATGTAGTTGGGTGGGAACCATACTCCTCTGCTTTTTGTGCCATAAGACCAACATTAGAAACGTTACCCATGGTTGTCACATCAAACTGTCCATTTTTCACACAATCTGCTACCATCTCTTGATGAAACATCGCATAGGTAGAGTCAGGAACGACTGCCACACACTCATCTGCCGCACCCGTTCTGTCCCACTGTTTACCACCTTCTCTTACAACCACTGGCATAGATGCATCAATAATAATGTCATTTGGTGCATTGAAATTGGTGGTACCCTTGTCAGAGTCAACCATAGCGATTCTTGGAGAATCAGAGTCAATCACTGCTTGAAATGCTGCTTTAATCTCAGCCTCTTTCTCGTGTCCTGCTATCTTCTTCTCGAGGTCAGCCATACCAAGATTCGGATTAACTTCAAGCTCTTGAAAGAGGTCTGCATATTGAGTAAATACGCTTTCAAAGAAAACTTCAAATGCATGACCGAACATAATAGGGTCAGAGATTTTCATCATAGTCGCCTTAAGATGAATAGACCATATGACACCTCTCTCTTTGGCTTCATCAATTGTTTTTCTGATAAATGCTCTAAGTGCCTTTGCGGACATAAAAGTACCATCAAGGATTTCACCATCATGTGCTTGGATACTTTTAAGCTCTTTTTTATTAAGCATAATGGTTACAGTTTGTGCCTTTTCGATAGTAACAGACTGTTCATTGCCATAAAAGTCACCATTCCCACCCATATGTGCAACATACGCTTTGGAGTTCTCTGCAAATGGCTTAAGTCTATGTGGATGATTTTGTGCATACTTCTTCACTGCCGATGCTGCACGTCTATCGGAATTACCTTCTCTAAGTACTGGGTTTACTGCGGAACCAAGACAAGTACTATACTTTGCCTGAATCTCTTTCTCTTCAGCTGTTTCGGGATTTTCAGGATAATCTGGGATACTAAACCCTTGAGATTGAAGCTCTGCAATACACTCTTTAAGCTGACCAACAGATGCAGAAATATTTGGAAGCTTAATAATATTTGCCTCAGGCTTAACCACAAGCTCTCCTAGTTTTGCTAGTTCATCTTCTGCAAGACCCATGGCTGCTAATACTCGTGCCGCAAGAGAGATATCACTCTGCTTGACATCGACACCGACTGCATTTGTAAATTTCTCTACAATTGGTAGCAGTGAGTAGGTTGCCAAAGCTGGCGCTTCATCAATTTTTGACCAAATGATAGTTGGTTTAGACATAGTCGATTCCTTATTATTTAAGTTGTTTTGTAAAGGGATTCTAACACAGTTTCAATCATGGAAAAATGAATCAAATCGTTTTTACTAAGTTATATGAATTTCTGTTTCTATTTTACCCAAAAATAACGTATCACATACCTTCTAAAAGGGTGGGTGGGTGCCATATTCAGGCATATCACTTCAAATATATTCAAAAGTGTATTGTATGCTCCTCATGGTAACAGGGTAGCTCTATTTTTATCTTAATTCTCTACAGACAATGGCTCCTCTTTATAAATACCCAGTGCTTTGGCCTCTTCGAGGATCATTTCACTCACCTTATAACGACTCTCAATAACCACATCAGCAAGTTTAGATTTAATATGAAGTTCCAATGGGTACTTGCCAGGATAACGCTCCACCAAACACATCAACGATTCTACTATCTTGCTATCAGGCATCAGATTAACTGCCAAAATAAGTGGTGGCTGTTCAGACTCAGGGGTATGATGCTGTTCTTTTTTAACATTAACTTTTATCTTATTTGCATCTTTGAGTGATTCAATCTTAAGAATATTCATACGGGTAAAATCCCTGTCTTTGGTAATCTTGACCTTAAAAGCGATGGGTTTAGTGATATCAAAGTTCTCCTCAAGCTCCTTAAGACGGTTTTCAAAAAGCATCAATTCGATGTTTCCATGCAGATCCATAATGCTGGCAATACCAAACTTATTCCCTCTCTTAGAAATCTTCTCTGTAATACTCTCTATTTTTCCAATAAAAAGTACTTGTGATCCATCAGCAAGGTCATCTATCTCAGAACTCAGTGTATATTCAATATCTTCAAGTGTTTGGCGATATTTATCAAGAGGATGTCCAGAGACATAGAAGCCTAGAGACTCTTTTTCCATCTCTAAAATCTCCATTGCCTCAAACTCCTCCATCTCTTTAAGCTGAAGCTGCACACTGGTCATCTCTTCACCTTCTCCAAAGAGAGACCCTACTGCCATTTTCTTGGCTTCCCCTGCCTTCTTCGCTGCCTCAATAATCTCATCTATTTGGGTGAGCATTGCTTTTCGGCTATAGCCAAAACCATCAAATGCCCCTGCTTTAATCAGTGATTCAACTACCTTTTTGTTTACTTTGCTTTGGTCAATACGAGAGATAAAATCACTCAAGTCTTTAAATGGTTCATCCCCTCGTGCTTCTATAATGGAGTGGATAGCAATATCCCCTGCTCCCTTAATGGCCGAAAGTCCAAAAATAACTGACTCATTTTCTTCAATATGATGTGCTTCAAACTCCTGTCCCGAGCGGTTAATATCTGGTGACAAAAGCTTAATATTCATACACTTAAGCGCATCAACATACTTGACAACCTTGTCAGTATTGTTCCGCTCAAGGGTCAGCATAGCTGCCATAAACTCAGTAGGATAGTACAATTTTAAAAATGTGGTATAAAAGGTAATCATTGCATAAGCTGCCGAATGCGATTTATTGAAGCCATAACCAGCAAATTTAACAATCAGATCGAAAAGCTCTTCTGCCTTTTTAGGATTAAATCCTTTCTCCTGTGCACCCTTAGAAAACTCTCCTTTGAGCTTATCCATCTCCTCTTTAATCTTCTTTCCCATTGCACGTCTTACAAGGTCTGCTCCACCAAGTGAAAAGCCCCCAATTGTCTGCACAATCTGCATGACCTGTTCTTGGTAGACAATAACCCCATAGGTTGGTTTCAAAATTGGTTCAAGCTCAGGAAACATATAGGTGATTTTTGCGCGTCCGTGCTTACGCTCGACAAAGTCATCAAGCATTCCTGATTCCATGGGACCAGGACGATAAAGTGCAAGCATCGCAACAATATCTTCAAAACGTGAAGGCTTCAGTTTTTTAGCAAGATCCTGCATTCCTGCCGATTCAACTTGAAAAAGCCCAAGTGTCTCACCTGTTGAAATATATTCATATACCTTAGGGTCTTCAATATTCTCTTCAATAAAATTGATACGTTTTCCATGACGCTTCTCAACCAGCTTCAATGCCTCTTCAATGATAGTAAGGGTCTTGAGTCCAAGGAAGTCAAACTTGATAAGATCAACATCCTCTACATACTTTCCACTGTACTGCGTTGCAAGTGTATCAAGCCCTGTGGGCTTAAACAGTGGTGTTTTCTGCCAAAGTGGCTCATTACCAATAACCACACCTGCTGCATGCGTACCTGCGTTACGGTTGAGCCCCTCAAGTGCCAACGCATATTCCCATACACGCTTTGCTTGTGGATCTTTTTCAAGCAACTCTTTAATCTTGGGTTCTTTTTCATAAGCGTTCTTCAGGTCAATACCCAACTCATCAGGAATGAGTTTTGCCATCGCATCAGCTTTGGCATATGGCATATCAAGCACACGGGCAACATCACGAATAACCCCTTTTGCCAGTAATTTACCAAATGTAATAATCTGCGCAACATTAACCCGTCCATACCGCTCTACCACATAGTCGAGTATCTCCTGACGGCGTGCTTGACAAAAGTCCATATCGATATCAGGCATTGATACACGCTCAGGGTTAAGGAAACGTTCAAAAAGTAGCCCGTAGGGTATGGGATCAATATCGGTAATCTTTAATGCATAGGCCACCAGTGACCCTGCTGCCGATCCCCGTCCTGGTCCTACTGGTATGCCCATATCTTTTGCAGCCCTAACGAAGTCCCAAACAATAAGCATATAACCAGGAAACTTCATATTGTTTATGATGTCTATCTCTACCTGCAAACGGTCACGATACTCTTGATGTCTCTCTTTTGAAATAATTTTTAAACGCTCTTCTAATCCTCTGCGGGACTCTTCGGCAAAAAGCACCTTGTCATTCTCAAGCGAATACTCCACTTCAGGTTCAGGCAGCATCAAGCCAATATCTTTGGCGTGCTCTCTGGCAAACTTGAAATTAGGTGGTGTAGGGTCTCTAGTTTAATTTCAAAAGATTACACTTATTTATAAGAACTCCGTCAAAGTTGGGTTCTTTAGCTATTTCAGGAATATCTAAAGTTCTACCATCTCCGCTGGGATTTCACATAAAATTCATGTACTGAATGGCGTAGACGATTAGGGTCATCATAGAGTTTATTCATTGCAATACACATGAACGCTTCATGTGCATCGGCATCTCAGACAGTAATTTCATTGGTTGCAAATAATCTTGATGCCTTGTCTCTATAGCAGCTGAGGTATCATCTGTTTGTCAATGCTATGGTTGATCCTCACTCATGACGTATAATTTCGTAGAAGTCATCCCCAAAGACTTTAAAGTAGTGCCACCTGTTTGCCTCTTCTCAGATCCTCAAAAACTAAATTTTACGTTGCTTGGTCACTTAAATTTAGTGCCAATTTACTCCTCCCCCTGCAGACAGGCAGAGAGCAGACAGCCCTCGGAATGTTTCTTTTGAGCAAACCCAATTGATACGCGGATAGTAAGAACCCTTCAATATAGGCTCCAGAGCTAAGGAACATTAAGTTTTCAACCTTAGTTTCATTCTTTGGCATACAGACAAAGATGAAAACGCTGTCGTTCGATTTGTCACCAATCCTCTTGACAGGACAGGTTTCCCATGCCTTAATGGGCTTAATGCCCTTTTCAGACATCAGTTGTAGAAGCCAATGGTACCCAAATATATTACCATATGGTTTGTCATGTTACCGAGGTCATACCTAGCTCTTTCACCCGCCGACTGAATTGCCTGGCCTGATTTTATCGATCAAACCCATTCACCACCAATATGGTTTGGTCACGGTTGAGCAAACCATCAGCCAAAGGCTGACACCACCAACCAGCAACTGATACCCACTGACAATATTCAACGGCAAATGGCATTGGCAAAACCCCACGTGGGATGTACCCATACTGCTGAGCTAAAAATTGATGAAGATGGCATGGTGTTGATGATGTGCGAAGCACCGCTAATTAAGTGTAATGAGAGAAAATATTCTTTGTTTCTTTTGTTACAGGCAATTCTGCAAATCCCTTCGTAGACATCTTGGCATCGTGGTAATATGTTTATGGGTACCGAATGAGGTAACGCTTGGAGAGTTCTATGTGGTAGAGAAAGTATCTGTGATGCTTTGGCAGTAAAATTTGCCGCGAATAATATCGTACAACGTTTCCAACGACACGCCATCTAACCCTGCATTAAGTACAGAGATAATCTCTTTAGAGAGTTTGCGTACATCATTTCCCTGTACACCAGAGCCAATCAGCACTGCCATCAACTCCTCATTTTTGAGTGCCTCAACCCCTTTAGAAATCAGTTTTTCACGAGGCTTATCCTTCTTATAGAGTTCAGCTATCTTTTTCATGCAAAAACCCTATTTTCATTGTCACAAACATACTATACCCCTTATCATAAGGGTATTTTAGACTAAGATGTGATTAGAAGAAAAAAATATGTCATATTGTCATATTTATATAGTAGCGTGTCGGTCTTTTAAATGATTTGAGAGGATTATTTGGACTTAAGCATCCACACCAACAGCAGTATGCCTACGGTAATGTTGAGCCAGCTTACACCATCTTTGAACATTGATTCAAGTGCTGTATACATCCACCGTATCTGCGAGAGTGGTTCGATGATGCTGTGTAGGTGTGCCCACTCTATCAGTTCAGACTGCCAAATATAGGTAACAAGTTCAGGCACAAAGAAAAAGAGTACAACACCCAGTACACCCCAAATCGTCCGTTCTGGCTTTATGCGCCCTACGGCTTGCTTAAGTTTTGGATCATTGGCAATATGCTCTTGTATTTGGGTAATCTTTTTACGCATCAGCAGTAACCAAGCAACATTCCCTCTTTAACCTGCTGTGCTGTCTCTTCACCTACAAGGCGTTTAACAATGACCAATCCAAAACAAACGGATGTTCCAGGACCTTGCGATGTAATAATGTTGTCATCTTCAACAACTTTTTGATCTGAGATATAGCCAGGGTGGTCTATCTCTTCAATTGCACCAGGATAGGCAGTATATCGTTCACCCAATACCCCTGCCTTTTTTAGTGCATAGGGTGCAGCACACATAGCACCGACAATCTTCTTCTCCTTAAACTCCTTGAGTAACTCCTGCACCCTAGGACTCTCTGCTAGAGCATAGGTACCACCCCACCCTCCAGGTAGTACTATCATATCAAAATCTTCAACGATGACATTGTTTATGGGGATATCTGCCTTAATGGTAATGCCATTGGCACCT is a window from the Sulfurovum sp. genome containing:
- a CDS encoding malate dehydrogenase; this encodes MAKGKKVTVIGTGNFGSTVAFILAMNGACHHVTLYGRNKDVAKGKALDMSQAANAARQHTIVRAARGPEDLTDSEVVIITAGAPRTPGMSRDDLLLKNADIVKNYALMIKEYAPNAIVIVVSNPLDAMTYVALRYTGFPRERVLGMAGILDAARMAHFIYEKLQYGAGQVRATVMGGHGDTMVPLPKFTTVAGVPIEDLLDSEEIVEIVRKTRNGGAEIVNFLGNGSAYYAPAKSTTVMVEAILKDTNQIHSCAIMLKDDYGYSDIVSGVPVMIGSGGAEQVINMTLKPLQQKRFKDSVASVQEMIDTLYKLKFFNDLKEGKS
- a CDS encoding DJ-1/PfpI family protein, translated to MASVLLPLAEGFEELEAVALCDVMRRGGIDVQLAYIDELHGELVTGANGITIKADIPINNVIVEDFDMIVLPGGWGGTYALAESPRVQELLKEFKEKKIVGAMCAAPYALKKAGVLGERYTAYPGAIEEIDHPGYISDQKVVEDDNIITSQGPGTSVCFGLVIVKRLVGEETAQQVKEGMLLGYC
- a CDS encoding malate dehydrogenase is translated as MANPKVGIIGVGAVGATAAYSLSMMGTCGEIVLFDITEGVARGKAIDIAQSAYYAPNNTIITAAETPAEISNCDIVVITAGVPRKGDMTREDLLMINAKIIKSVVKDVMKYSPDAIIICVSNPLDVMSYIIHKITGWERNRIIGLSGALDGARMAYQIYKKLGYGMGQIGTLVIGDHGENMIPLPQKVQVESINISELLSKEEMAQIIERTKNGGAEIVEHLGTSGYYGPGRAIAHMVEAILNDAKVVVSSSVLLDGEYGYRDVSVGVPIVLGKNGVEQIIEMVLDKEIVAKFKISIDGIKNSINILKKNQFFK
- the fumC gene encoding class II fumarate hydratase, whose protein sequence is MEYRIEKDTMGEMQVPATKYWAAQTQRSVQNFQIGEEKMPMEVVYGFANLKKACALVNNKLGRLEDNKTEAIRKACDSVLSGELDDHFPLVVWQTGSGTQSNMNMNEVIANKATEILGGDFTKEYLVHPNDDVNKGQSSNDTYPTGMRIAEVVAVTDNLIPALKQLKGTLETKSKAFEDIVKIGRTHLQDATPLTLGQEISGYVAMLETNLKQIEDALVYVKELAIGGTAVGTGLNSHPKFSEDVATQLNCFMEKNYGFVSQPNKFHALTGHDAEVVLSGALKALAANLMKIANDVRWLASGPRCGVGEISIPANEPGSSIMPGKVNPTQAEAITMVAVQVMGNDAAVGFAASQGNFELNVFKPVIAYNILQSVRLLADSMRSFDTNCVVGIEPIEEKIEKFLNDSLMLVTALNPYIGYENAAKIAKTAHTNGTTLKEEAVKLGLLTEEEFEKYVQPKEMISPKA
- a CDS encoding NADP-dependent isocitrate dehydrogenase; the encoded protein is MSKPTIIWSKIDEAPALATYSLLPIVEKFTNAVGVDVKQSDISLAARVLAAMGLAEDELAKLGELVVKPEANIIKLPNISASVGQLKECIAELQSQGFSIPDYPENPETAEEKEIQAKYSTCLGSAVNPVLREGNSDRRAASAVKKYAQNHPHRLKPFAENSKAYVAHMGGNGDFYGNEQSVTIEKAQTVTIMLNKKELKSIQAHDGEILDGTFMSAKALRAFIRKTIDEAKERGVIWSIHLKATMMKISDPIMFGHAFEVFFESVFTQYADLFQELEVNPNLGMADLEKKIAGHEKEAEIKAAFQAVIDSDSPRIAMVDSDKGTTNFNAPNDIIIDASMPVVVREGGKQWDRTGAADECVAVVPDSTYAMFHQEMVADCVKNGQFDVTTMGNVSNVGLMAQKAEEYGSHPTTFEIAEDGVVEVIGANGDVLMKHEVEAGDIWRMSRAKDIPIKDWVRLAVERARLTGNPAIFWLDKNRAHDVQMLRKVEKYLKEHDTTGLDIQVMDVTAATQYTNERVRAGKDTISVTGNVLRDHLTDMYPILELGTSAKMLSIVPLLAGGGLFETGAGGSAPKHVDQFLSEGHLRWDSLGEFLALAESLRMEYNKSNDSKIGILTEALDKANEGYLDNDKAPSRKCGEPDNKASHYWVARYWAEALSAQTVDTELAGKFAPVLDALVKNEEKILSELLAIEGSPKDIGGYYHPDDAKAKVAMRPSATLNAIIDAI